One Aphelocoma coerulescens isolate FSJ_1873_10779 chromosome 5, UR_Acoe_1.0, whole genome shotgun sequence DNA segment encodes these proteins:
- the LOC138111129 gene encoding acyl-CoA (8-3)-desaturase-like, which produces MEGSEPGRGGMRRFTWEEIGQRSGRGPAPQERWLVIDRKVYDISHFCRRHPGGSRVISHYAGQDATDPFIAFHLDKALVRKYMSPLLIGELAPDQPSFEPSKNKKLVEDFRELRATVEKMGLLQPNHAFFFLYLCHILVLDVAAWLIIWYFGASLVPFLFSAVLLGTVQAQAGWLQHDFGHLSVFSKSRWNHWVHKFVIGHLKGAPASWWNHLHFQHHAKPNCFRKDPDVNMHPLFFALGKTLSVELGVQKKKFMPYNHQHKYFFIIGPPALVPLYFQWYIFYFAVQRKQWVDLAWMMSFYIRFFLTYLPFLGVKGTLGLHLLVRFIESNWFVWVTQMNHIPMHIDYDKNVDWFSTQLQATCNVHQSFFNDWFSGHLNFQIEHHLFPTMPRHNYWKVAPLVKSLCAKHGIEYQCKPLLTAFADIVHSLKDSGELWLDAYLHK; this is translated from the exons ATGGAGGGCTCGGAGCCCGGCCGGGGGGGGATGCGGCGCTTCACCTGGGAGGAGATCGGGCAGCGGAGCGGGCGGGGGCCGGCGCCGCAGGAGCGCTGGCTGGTGATCGACAGGAAGGTGTACGACATCAGCCACTTCTGCCGGAGACACCCGGGGGGCTCGCGGGTCATCAGCCACTACGCCGGGCAGGACGCCACG GATCCTTTCATTGCTTTTCATCTTGACAAGGCACTGGTAAGGAAGTACATGAGCCCTCTCCTGATTGGGGAACTGGCACCAGATCAGCCCAGCTTTGAGCCCAGCAAGAAT AAAAAGCTGGTGGAAGATTTCCGTGAGCTCCGTGCGACTGTGGAGAAGATGGGGCTTCTCCAGCCCAATCatgcctttttcttcctctatcTCTGCCACATCTTGGTGCTGGATGTTGCAGCCTGGCTCATCATCTGGTATTTTGGAGCATCCTTGGTGCCTTTCCTCTTCTCTGCGGTGCTTCTGGGCACTGTCCAG GCCCAGGCTGGCTGGCTCCAGCATGATTTTGGACACCTATCAGTCTTCAGCAAGTCCAGGTGGAACCACTGGGTGCACAAGTTCGTCATCGGCCATCTCAAG gGAGCCCCGGCCAGTTGGTGGAATCACCTCCACTTCCAGCACCACGCCAAACCCAACTGCTTCCGGAAGGATCCCGATGTCAACATGCACCCCTTGTTCTTTGCTTTGGGGAAAACCCTCTCTGTGGAG CTTGgtgtgcagaagaagaaattcaTGCCATACAACCACCAGCACAAGTACTTCTTCATCA TCGGTCCCCCGGCGCTGGTGCCCCTTTACTTCCAGTGGTACATCTTCTACTTCGCTGTGCAGCGGAAGCAGTGGGTG GACCTGGCCTGGATGATGTCCTTCTACATCCGATTCTTCCTCACCTACTTGCCCTTCCTGGGGGTGAAGGGTACCCTGGGGCTCCACCTGTTAGTCAG GTTTATAGAGAGCAACTGGTTTGTCTGGGTCACACAAATGAATCACATCCCCATGCACATCGATTATGATAAGAACGTGGACTGGTTCTCTACCCAG CTCCAGGCAACCTGCAACGTTCATCAGTCCTTCTTCAATGACTGGTTCAGTGGCCACCTGAACTTCCAGATTGAGCACCA CCTTTTCCCTACAATGCCACGGCACAACTACTGGAAGGTGGCCCCTCTGGTGAAGTCCCTGTGTGCCAAGCATGGCATTGAGTACCAGTGCAAGCCTCTGCTCACGGCCTTCGCAGACATCGTGCA CTCCTTGAAAGATTCGGGGGAGCTCTGGCTCGATGCCTATCTACATAAATAA
- the LOC138111132 gene encoding acyl-CoA (8-3)-desaturase-like, producing the protein MAPQTGPSEKGTGALPAFPQLFTWEEVGIRNGKARQGQEQWLVIDRKVYDVSKFSKRHPGGSRVISHYAGQDATDAFVAFHNDKSLVQKYLKSLLIGELAPDQPSFESNKKKSLLEDFRELRCTVEKMGLLRPDYFFFFLIFLHLLVLDAAAWLVVWYFGTSLVPFLAGMVFFTTAQIQMGWFQHDLGHCSVFRRPRWNHLLQIVVINMLKGLPASWWNHLHNQHHAKPNCFRKDPDLNMHPLLFSLGKTLSVQLGKQKKKFMPYNYQHKYFFLLAPLALVPFFQLSIFYFGIKRKKWLDLILVVAFNIRVCLMYIPLMGFKAFMVYYWLSRYLESTWFIWVSQMNHIPMDIDYDKNEDWVSTQLHATCNVNQSVFNDWFTGHLNFQIEHHLFPTMPRHNYWKVAPMVKSLCGKHGIEYKSKTLLEAFADILHSLKDSGEHWLEAYLHG; encoded by the exons ATGGCTCCACAGACTGGCCCCAGCGAGAAGGGGACGGGAGCCCTTCCAGCCTTTCCACAgcttttcacttgggaagaggTCGGGATCCGCAacggcaaggccaggcaaggccaGGAGCAGTGGCTGGTGATTGACAGGAAGGTTTATGATGTCAGCAAGTTTTCCAAGAGACATCCCGGGGGCAGCCGGGTTATCAGCCACTATGCTGGGCAGGATGCCACG GATGCCTTTGTGGCATTTCACAACGACAAGTCCCTGGTGCAAAAGTACCTGAAATCTCTGCTGATTGGGGAGCTGGCACCAGATCAACCCAGCTTTGAGTCTAATAAAAAG AAATCCCTCTTGGAGGATTTTCGTGAGCTGCGCTGCACTGTTGAGAAGATGGGACTCCTGAGGCCCGAttacttcttcttcttcctgatTTTCCTTCACCTCCTGGTGCTGGATGCTGCAGCCTGGCTCGTGGTCTGGTACTTTGGCACATCCCTGGTGCCTTTCCTGGCTGGCATGGTGTTCTTCACCACTGCCCAG ATCCAGATGGGCTGGTTCCAGCACGATCTGGGGCACTGCTCTGTCTTCAGGAGGCCCAGGTGGAATCATCTCCTGCAGATTGTGGTGATAAACATGCTGAAG GGGTTGCCTGCCAGCTGGTGGAACCACCTGCACAACCAGCACCATGCCAAGCCCAACTGCTTCCGCAAGGACCCCGACCTCAACATGCACCCTCTCCTCTTCAGCCTGGGAAAGACCCTCTCCGTGCAG CTTGGAAAGCAGAAGAAGAAGTTCATGCCTTACAATTACCAGCATAAGTATTTCTTCT TGCTGGCCCCACTCGCCCTCGTACCCTTCTTCCAGCTGTCAATATTCTACTTTGGAATCAAGAGGAAAAAGTGGTTG gaCCTGATATTGGTTGTTGCTTTCAACATCCGAGTCTGCCTCATGTACATTCCTTTAATGGGATTTAAAGCCTTCATGGTGTATTACTGGCTGTCCAG ATACCTTGAGAGTACCTGGTTTATTTGGGTGTCCCAGATGAATCACATCCCAATGGACATTGATTACGACAAGAACGAAGACTGGGTGTCTACTCAG ctccatgCAACCTGCAATGTGAACCAGTCTGTGTTCAATGACTGGTTCACCGGGCACCTGAACTTCCAAATCGAGCACCA CCTGTTCCCCACAATGCCTCGGCACAACTACTGGAAAGTGGCTCCCATGGTGAAAAGCCTCTGTGGCAAGCATGGCATTGAGTACAAAAGCAAGACTTTGCTGGAAGCCTTTGCAGATATTTTGCA TTCCCTGAAGGATTCTGGGGAGCACTGGCTGGAAGCATATCTGCATGGATAG